A single window of Pseudarthrobacter defluvii DNA harbors:
- the hpf gene encoding ribosome hibernation-promoting factor, HPF/YfiA family, whose product MEFMISGRNLTVSDRFREYAGEKIAKIESLGDKIQRVDTKVSKETNTRQTGDQLTVEVTVLGRGPVIRAEASAADKFAAFDLAYNKLLERLRRAKDRKKVHHGRHTPKAVREATASLEPASPHEPLYLEANRRTETAQAPEEKSPYDVENDIPAGNSPVLIRRKVFPAASMTLDDAVDNMELVGHDFYLFVDKATNTPSVVYRRRGWTYGVITLDHECEPGDTAVEEKVLAYRSDDAAANA is encoded by the coding sequence ATGGAGTTTATGATCAGCGGACGAAATCTGACAGTTTCAGACCGGTTCCGCGAATACGCCGGGGAAAAGATCGCAAAGATCGAATCGCTGGGCGACAAAATCCAGCGGGTTGATACGAAGGTCTCCAAGGAGACCAATACCCGGCAAACCGGCGACCAGTTGACCGTCGAGGTGACAGTCCTGGGCCGGGGCCCCGTAATCCGTGCCGAAGCGAGCGCCGCAGACAAATTTGCCGCCTTTGACCTCGCCTACAACAAACTGCTTGAACGGCTCCGGCGGGCGAAGGACCGCAAAAAGGTCCACCATGGCCGCCACACGCCCAAGGCTGTCCGTGAAGCAACCGCCTCCCTTGAGCCAGCCAGCCCCCACGAACCGCTGTACCTTGAGGCCAACCGCAGGACCGAAACCGCCCAGGCGCCGGAAGAGAAATCCCCTTACGATGTCGAGAACGACATCCCGGCCGGAAATTCGCCGGTACTCATCCGGCGGAAAGTGTTTCCTGCTGCCTCCATGACGCTCGATGACGCCGTAGACAATATGGAACTCGTCGGCCACGACTTCTACCTCTTCGTTGACAAAGCGACCAACACCCCCTCCGTCGTGTACCGCCGCCGCGGCTGGACCTACGGAGTCATCACGCTCGATCATGAATGCGAGCCGGGGGACACCGCGGTGGAGGAAAAGGTGCTGGCCTACCGTTCCGATGACGCCGCCGCCAACGCTTAA
- a CDS encoding winged helix-turn-helix domain-containing protein — translation MSATLSLDQARRIALAAQGLHKVRPTGPVTARAVGRTFARLQLVQIDSVNVLVRSHFLPFYSRLGNYDRDILQRMSASHPRRMLEYWAHEASYIRPEHYQDLLPWQKRSWVGASRLDPVIRDDVAARILAVLARSRPLTASELTARLGHVEEKQSANWGWNWNAVKRVLEDLFEEGVISAASRTGQFERRYTLTAKVLPYQAAAVGEVDPTAALDRLTEAAARAHGIGSIRCFADYFRTPVKATALAVEHLVQQGRLEPVTVAGWGRDVFRHVEAALPRRATGRALLSPFDSLVFERRRLWELFGFHYRIEIYTPEPKRRFGYYVLPFLLRDRIVARVDLKADRMGGRLLVRSAFAEPDAPVDTAVELAAELKLMAQWLGLPDVEVAQAGDLAPGLAQELARA, via the coding sequence TTGTCAGCAACGCTGAGCCTTGACCAGGCACGGCGGATCGCATTGGCAGCGCAGGGACTCCATAAAGTACGGCCCACCGGCCCCGTGACAGCACGGGCGGTGGGCCGTACTTTTGCCCGACTGCAGCTCGTCCAGATCGATTCCGTGAACGTCCTGGTGCGTAGCCATTTCCTGCCCTTTTATTCCCGCCTTGGCAATTACGACCGCGACATCCTCCAACGCATGTCAGCCAGCCATCCGCGCCGGATGCTCGAGTACTGGGCGCACGAGGCGAGCTATATCCGGCCGGAGCATTACCAGGATCTGCTTCCCTGGCAAAAGCGGTCCTGGGTGGGCGCCTCCCGGCTGGACCCGGTGATCCGTGATGACGTCGCGGCCCGGATCCTGGCAGTCCTCGCCCGGTCGCGGCCCCTGACTGCCTCAGAACTGACGGCACGGCTGGGCCACGTGGAGGAGAAACAGTCCGCCAACTGGGGATGGAACTGGAACGCCGTAAAACGGGTGCTGGAAGACCTCTTCGAAGAAGGCGTGATATCGGCGGCGTCCAGGACCGGGCAATTCGAGCGCAGGTACACGCTCACTGCGAAGGTCCTGCCGTACCAGGCCGCTGCAGTAGGCGAGGTGGATCCAACTGCTGCACTCGACCGGCTCACCGAGGCGGCGGCACGGGCACACGGCATCGGCAGCATCCGCTGCTTCGCCGACTACTTCAGGACGCCGGTCAAGGCCACGGCCCTGGCCGTCGAGCACCTGGTGCAGCAAGGCAGGCTGGAACCCGTCACGGTCGCCGGCTGGGGCCGGGACGTCTTCCGGCACGTGGAAGCGGCACTGCCACGGCGTGCAACCGGGCGGGCCCTGCTGAGCCCTTTTGATTCCCTGGTCTTCGAGCGCCGGCGCCTTTGGGAACTGTTCGGCTTCCATTACCGGATCGAGATCTACACCCCCGAGCCAAAGCGGCGATTCGGCTACTACGTCCTGCCTTTCCTGCTGCGCGACCGGATCGTGGCACGGGTGGACCTGAAAGCGGACCGGATGGGCGGCCGCCTGCTGGTGAGGTCCGCATTTGCCGAGCCTGACGCGCCGGTGGACACCGCCGTCGAACTCGCTGCCGAGCTGAAGCTCATGGCCCAATGGCTTGGCCTGCCTGACGTGGAGGTGGCGCAGGCAGGGGACCTGGCCCCCGGGCTTGCGCAGGAGCTGGCGCGTGCGTAA
- a CDS encoding AAA family ATPase — MNIPVVTVGQSREDLVGGLERLHGPVTVVRRCAELPELLAACQSGLARAAVVADGCEGLTASLVDRLGAVGVAIIALTDNAEEAARLRKIGVASALTGVASAELSDRIADAVAQLTGAVRPPSLSAAADTGAALATDPAEPEPEAEGHGAGRLIAVWGPAGSPGRTTVAVNIAGEMAADGLDVLLVDADTYGASVAAVLGLLDESAGLAQACRLADQGQLDVDALRKVAATVSTASGQFRVLTGITRADRWTELRATALALVLERARQMADVVVVDTGFCLEADEEISFDTIAPRRNAATLRPLELADTVYAIGAADPVGVPRMVRALAELGGAVPQASPTVVMNKVRSSSVGRDPERQLREAWERYGPAWELKAFLPHDPGAADSALLSGALLLEAAPESALRRSVRQLVCAPAQQKRKSSVFSSTPRRRAKD, encoded by the coding sequence ATGAACATCCCCGTCGTCACTGTCGGCCAAAGCCGTGAAGACCTGGTGGGCGGTCTCGAAAGACTGCACGGTCCGGTCACCGTGGTGCGGCGGTGCGCTGAACTTCCCGAACTGCTGGCGGCCTGTCAGAGCGGGCTTGCACGGGCCGCAGTGGTGGCCGATGGCTGTGAGGGGTTGACGGCTTCCCTGGTGGACCGCCTCGGAGCGGTGGGGGTTGCGATCATCGCACTGACCGACAATGCAGAGGAGGCAGCGAGGCTCCGCAAAATCGGCGTTGCCTCTGCGTTGACCGGCGTTGCCTCTGCGGAGCTTTCCGACAGAATTGCCGACGCTGTCGCCCAGCTTACCGGCGCGGTGCGTCCGCCCAGCCTCAGCGCGGCAGCTGATACCGGAGCTGCGCTCGCCACAGATCCAGCCGAGCCGGAGCCGGAGGCGGAAGGGCATGGGGCTGGGAGGCTCATCGCCGTCTGGGGTCCAGCGGGGTCACCCGGAAGGACCACGGTGGCGGTGAACATCGCCGGGGAGATGGCGGCCGACGGTCTGGATGTCCTCCTGGTCGACGCCGACACGTACGGCGCGAGCGTGGCGGCGGTGCTGGGTCTCCTCGATGAGTCGGCGGGGCTTGCGCAGGCGTGCCGGCTCGCGGACCAGGGGCAGCTGGATGTGGATGCACTGCGGAAAGTAGCAGCCACCGTCTCTACAGCATCCGGACAATTCCGGGTGCTGACGGGCATTACCCGGGCCGACCGATGGACAGAACTCCGTGCCACCGCCCTGGCGCTGGTCCTTGAGCGGGCCCGGCAAATGGCCGACGTCGTTGTGGTCGACACCGGCTTTTGCCTGGAAGCCGATGAGGAAATCAGCTTCGACACCATCGCGCCGCGACGGAACGCTGCCACACTGCGTCCCCTGGAATTGGCGGACACCGTCTATGCCATCGGGGCTGCCGATCCCGTGGGCGTGCCCCGGATGGTGCGTGCGCTCGCAGAGCTCGGGGGTGCGGTTCCCCAGGCATCACCTACTGTCGTGATGAACAAAGTCCGGTCCTCGTCGGTGGGGAGGGACCCCGAGCGCCAGCTGCGCGAGGCATGGGAACGGTATGGCCCGGCGTGGGAACTCAAGGCGTTCCTGCCCCACGATCCTGGAGCGGCCGATTCTGCGCTCCTGTCTGGAGCCCTCCTGCTGGAGGCTGCGCCTGAGTCGGCATTGCGGCGGTCGGTCCGCCAACTGGTTTGTGCACCCGCCCAGCAAAAGCGGAAATCATCTGTATTTTCTTCCACTCCACGGCGGAGGGCGAAGGACTAG
- a CDS encoding LysM peptidoglycan-binding domain-containing protein produces MARSEEAGWSDTFMVLALLVSGVLLCFLGVGLLGQWQDSAARHQDAPVGVLLGAAAAATGMGLLLWWVFSILTAGASVLLDRLGRRRAAAAARRLSPRFMQRAVVAAFSLQLVAGAAANAAPATPGPEWTPTPAYSSSAPSDPAASNSVAGTSEGVGASGAWVPTPSGTGDDASANQEGPVMAQNSRSQLSEATLNPGWQPAPPVVEPGLLAGPETRSSSAAATGGDATAVTVLAGDTLWDIVATHLGPEASDVDIALEWPRWYAANRRLIGESPDVLLPGQILQAPAAS; encoded by the coding sequence ATGGCACGCTCCGAAGAGGCAGGGTGGTCCGACACCTTCATGGTGCTGGCGCTTCTGGTGTCTGGCGTATTGCTCTGCTTCCTCGGTGTTGGCCTGCTAGGGCAATGGCAGGACTCGGCAGCCCGTCACCAGGACGCACCCGTGGGTGTGCTCCTGGGTGCGGCCGCAGCGGCGACCGGCATGGGCCTTCTGCTGTGGTGGGTCTTTTCGATCCTCACCGCGGGTGCGTCGGTTCTCCTGGACCGTCTGGGACGACGCCGGGCTGCAGCCGCCGCCCGCAGGCTGTCTCCCCGATTCATGCAGCGGGCGGTGGTGGCGGCATTCTCGCTGCAGCTGGTGGCCGGCGCCGCTGCAAACGCTGCGCCTGCCACGCCCGGACCTGAATGGACACCAACACCGGCATATTCGTCGTCGGCACCATCGGACCCTGCGGCCAGCAACAGTGTCGCCGGGACCAGCGAGGGCGTGGGCGCTTCGGGCGCGTGGGTCCCGACGCCATCGGGCACGGGCGACGATGCGTCAGCCAACCAGGAGGGCCCCGTCATGGCGCAAAACTCACGCAGCCAGCTCTCCGAGGCCACGTTAAACCCGGGATGGCAGCCCGCTCCCCCAGTGGTGGAACCCGGCTTGCTGGCCGGACCGGAGACGAGAAGCAGCTCCGCCGCGGCCACGGGTGGGGACGCAACTGCAGTGACTGTGCTGGCCGGCGACACCTTATGGGACATCGTGGCAACCCACCTGGGACCCGAGGCATCGGACGTAGACATAGCCCTTGAATGGCCGCGTTGGTACGCGGCGAACCGCCGACTAATCGGCGAAAGCCCCGACGTCCTGCTTCCCGGACAAATCCTGCAGGCGCCTGCGGCGTCGTAG
- a CDS encoding ComF family protein: protein MDPDLVPPLPSALHRAEHQSTHLRLLDWVAGAAEELLALAVPVDCVCCGSEDHSLCPSCASRIRRLTRRPFRAESAAPALMDVSGTVMLPVVAAGVYRDELAQGLLSFKRHGQYQLGKSLGRALASAVRAAAHGGNGFLLIPVPTSTSAYVSRGFSPVHLLLRQAAQQLPGFDVADVLRKAPASGRLLPDWCAGPVSRKAVGGQKGLGRGARSQRVRGSMRVRPSTRAKVSGRPCIIIDDVLTTGATLAEAARALHLAGAQVRGAVVLAATRPPAAPETDAAPAALPRSHHDLEKNKPGKDE, encoded by the coding sequence ATGGATCCGGACCTGGTCCCGCCCCTACCATCGGCACTGCACCGGGCTGAACACCAGTCCACCCATTTGCGCCTTCTCGACTGGGTGGCCGGCGCCGCGGAAGAACTCCTCGCTTTGGCCGTTCCGGTGGACTGCGTCTGCTGCGGATCGGAGGACCACAGTCTTTGCCCATCCTGCGCCAGCCGGATCCGCCGGCTGACCAGGAGGCCCTTCCGGGCGGAAAGCGCAGCACCGGCCCTGATGGACGTCAGCGGGACGGTCATGCTGCCAGTGGTGGCAGCAGGTGTGTACCGCGACGAGCTGGCCCAGGGGCTGCTGTCGTTCAAACGGCACGGACAATACCAGCTTGGCAAAAGCCTTGGCCGCGCGCTGGCCTCAGCAGTCAGGGCGGCAGCCCATGGCGGTAACGGGTTCCTGCTGATTCCGGTGCCCACCAGCACGTCCGCCTACGTCAGCCGCGGGTTTAGTCCCGTCCACCTTCTGCTTCGGCAGGCGGCACAGCAGCTGCCAGGTTTCGACGTTGCGGACGTTCTGCGCAAGGCCCCGGCATCCGGCCGCCTGCTTCCAGATTGGTGCGCTGGGCCCGTCAGCCGGAAAGCTGTGGGTGGCCAAAAAGGGCTCGGAAGGGGAGCCCGCTCACAGCGGGTCCGGGGATCCATGCGGGTCAGGCCCAGCACCCGGGCAAAGGTGTCCGGGCGCCCCTGCATCATCATCGACGACGTCCTGACCACGGGCGCCACCCTTGCCGAAGCAGCCCGGGCATTGCACCTCGCCGGCGCCCAGGTGAGGGGCGCCGTCGTGCTGGCGGCGACACGCCCGCCCGCCGCCCCAGAGACGGACGCGGCACCCGCGGCGCTGCCACGGAGCCACCACGACTTAGAAAAAAATAAACCGGGAAAGGATGAATAA
- a CDS encoding helix-turn-helix domain-containing protein, giving the protein MPRFLTLADVAEQLQINSPAAYALVRSGELKAIQVGGRGQWRVEEKMLEQYIEERYAEASRMIQESRSKSV; this is encoded by the coding sequence ATGCCACGGTTCCTCACGCTTGCGGATGTCGCAGAGCAGCTCCAGATTAACTCCCCTGCCGCGTACGCTTTGGTCCGCAGCGGCGAGCTGAAGGCCATCCAGGTGGGCGGCCGCGGGCAATGGCGGGTGGAAGAGAAGATGCTGGAGCAGTACATCGAGGAACGCTACGCCGAGGCCAGCCGCATGATCCAGGAGTCCCGCTCCAAGTCTGTGTGA
- a CDS encoding LpqB family beta-propeller domain-containing protein, which yields MSPAARYAKYPAALLALLIVLLSGCARIPTSGPVGKSSESSAGNVSAPVFLPAAPQQGASPETIIDYFYRAGSGYEDDYAVARQYLTQASAVSWKPDKRALVYREARVVPTGAENVFNYELDVSYTVDADGIATQSPPGTVERIPVTVTQVEGEWRISAIPDGTAIAEETFKVIYGAYPIYFYDPTFTYAIPDVRWFLKNKTVKAMTSALLAGPAPYLRGAVVSAFPSGIKLARESVPVVSGAAQVDLTAKELTETSAEDRLRMQMQLTLTFRSQPDVVNVELRANQDLVRVEDNGSVLPPVLDKTVPSRQIAISGNELVRYENNRVSPLPDMQPVSALNPRFPAESPVSQAAAFLNEGRTTLYSISPGQPARALTTRSTLSPPSISLNDWVWTSGPGATGATEVVAFHPAGVAEGATVPSVTLAPSWLAGRTVKELRISRDGVRALVISEQNGKSRVQVTGLIRAGDGTPRELTAPITLVTSSDPDQGVWVNGTTVAVMKGSAGSNVTPELLSLTSGQPQQLAPWPGLVAISAGNGADDIYVQSGEGIFQRLGNGWSPQIKGPIDPAFPG from the coding sequence ATGAGCCCGGCTGCGCGTTACGCGAAGTACCCGGCCGCACTGTTGGCGTTGTTGATCGTCCTGCTGTCGGGCTGCGCGCGGATTCCCACGTCCGGCCCGGTGGGTAAGAGCAGCGAAAGCAGCGCGGGAAACGTCAGCGCACCAGTGTTCCTCCCGGCAGCGCCGCAGCAGGGCGCATCACCTGAGACCATCATCGACTACTTCTACCGGGCGGGCAGCGGCTACGAGGACGACTACGCGGTGGCCCGCCAATACCTGACCCAGGCCTCGGCTGTGTCCTGGAAGCCGGACAAGCGTGCGCTGGTGTACCGGGAGGCACGCGTTGTCCCCACGGGCGCCGAAAACGTCTTCAACTACGAATTGGACGTCTCATACACCGTGGACGCGGACGGCATCGCCACGCAATCGCCGCCGGGAACAGTGGAACGCATTCCCGTCACAGTGACACAGGTGGAGGGGGAGTGGCGGATCTCCGCGATTCCGGATGGCACCGCCATTGCCGAGGAGACGTTCAAGGTGATCTACGGGGCCTACCCCATCTACTTTTACGACCCCACCTTCACCTACGCCATCCCCGACGTCCGCTGGTTCCTGAAAAACAAGACCGTCAAGGCCATGACCAGCGCACTCCTGGCCGGGCCCGCTCCTTACCTTCGCGGCGCCGTCGTCAGCGCCTTCCCCTCCGGGATAAAGCTGGCACGTGAATCCGTGCCTGTGGTGTCCGGTGCCGCCCAGGTGGACCTGACGGCCAAGGAGCTGACGGAAACATCGGCTGAGGACCGGCTGCGCATGCAGATGCAGCTGACCCTGACATTCAGAAGCCAACCGGACGTGGTCAACGTTGAGCTGCGGGCCAACCAGGACCTGGTGCGGGTGGAGGACAACGGGTCCGTTCTTCCGCCCGTGCTGGACAAGACCGTGCCCTCGCGGCAGATCGCCATCAGCGGCAACGAGCTGGTGCGCTACGAGAACAACCGGGTGTCCCCGCTGCCCGACATGCAGCCGGTTTCCGCCCTCAACCCACGGTTTCCTGCCGAGTCGCCGGTATCGCAGGCTGCTGCTTTCCTCAATGAGGGCCGGACCACCCTCTACAGCATTAGCCCGGGGCAGCCGGCCCGCGCCCTCACCACCCGGAGCACCCTCAGCCCGCCGTCCATCAGCCTCAACGACTGGGTATGGACATCCGGGCCCGGCGCCACGGGTGCCACCGAGGTGGTGGCCTTCCACCCAGCCGGGGTGGCGGAAGGTGCAACAGTCCCGTCCGTCACCCTGGCACCCTCATGGCTTGCCGGGCGTACGGTGAAGGAACTGCGCATCTCGCGTGACGGCGTGCGCGCCCTGGTCATCTCCGAACAAAACGGCAAGTCCAGGGTGCAGGTAACGGGCCTGATCCGGGCTGGGGACGGCACACCCCGGGAGCTCACCGCGCCCATCACCCTTGTGACTTCCAGCGATCCCGACCAAGGGGTCTGGGTGAACGGCACCACCGTTGCGGTCATGAAGGGGTCTGCCGGTTCGAACGTCACGCCGGAACTGCTGTCCCTCACTTCCGGGCAGCCGCAGCAGCTGGCCCCCTGGCCGGGCCTGGTTGCCATCAGCGCCGGAAACGGCGCCGACGACATTTATGTGCAATCCGGGGAGGGGATTTTCCAGCGCCTCGGCAATGGCTGGTCGCCTCAGATCAAGGGGCCCATCGATCCTGCATTTCCGGGCTGA
- a CDS encoding Rv3235 family protein yields MTAATPVRAVQGLATGTANGGRGIAGTRPAPVPGPLPAPPLRPPGAKPSLQAVSEAAEVRAITRGTIQASMEVLAGVRPVHQLARRLDPQCLASLQHRAALIRRELTRTGNPALARLHRNSIVRSVRLCEVADGIYEASAVVVDDVRARAVAVRIERSKQVWRIVELVIG; encoded by the coding sequence ATGACTGCAGCGACACCCGTCCGGGCCGTCCAGGGGCTGGCCACCGGCACGGCAAACGGCGGTAGGGGCATTGCAGGGACCCGTCCTGCACCGGTGCCAGGTCCATTACCGGCGCCGCCGCTCCGGCCGCCCGGGGCGAAGCCATCCCTTCAGGCCGTCAGTGAGGCGGCGGAAGTCAGGGCGATCACGCGGGGTACGATTCAGGCGTCCATGGAGGTCCTGGCCGGAGTCCGCCCCGTCCACCAGCTGGCCCGTCGCCTTGATCCGCAGTGCCTTGCATCGCTGCAGCACCGCGCAGCACTGATTAGGCGCGAACTAACCAGGACCGGCAATCCGGCGCTGGCCCGGCTCCACCGGAATTCGATTGTCCGCTCGGTACGCTTGTGCGAGGTGGCCGACGGGATCTATGAGGCCAGTGCTGTGGTGGTGGATGACGTGCGCGCCCGTGCTGTTGCTGTCCGGATCGAACGGAGCAAACAGGTATGGCGGATCGTCGAACTGGTCATCGGCTGA
- the secA gene encoding preprotein translocase subunit SecA yields the protein MASLIEKILRTGDKRTLRQLRNYADSINALEDSFKTFTDAELREETDRLRERHQDGEKLDDLLPEAFAAVREASSRTLGMRHFDVQLMGGAALHLGNIAEMKTGEGKTLVATAPAYLNALTGKGVHVVTVNDYLAEYQSELMGRVYRFLGLTSGVILANQDPAVRRQQYAADITYGTNNEFGFDYLRDNMAWDRNELVQRGHNFAIVDEVDSILIDEARTPLIISGPAQGDTNRWYSEFAKVVLRLQPEKDYEVDEKKRTVGVLESGIEKVEDYLGITNLYESANTPLIGFLNNAIKAKELFKRDKDYVILDGEVLIVDEHTGRILAGRRYNEGMHQAIEAKEGVEIKAENQTLATVTLQNYFRMYGKLSGMTGTAETEAAEFMSTYKLGVVAIPTNRDMQRIDQSDLVFKNEVVKFDAVVRDIAERHEKGQPVLVGTTSVEKSEYLSKLLAKEGVRHEVLNAKNHAREAAIIAQAGRKGAVTVATNMAGRGTDIMLGGNAEFTAVAELAKRGLDPEENSEEYEAAWPAALEAAKQSVKDEHEEVLDLGGLYVLGTERHESRRIDNQLRGRSGRQGDPGESRFYLSLTDDLMRLFNSGAAERLMNSSVPDDVALESKLVSRAIASAQGQVEGRNAEQRKNVLKYDDVLNRQREAIYSDRRRILEGDDLHEKVQFFVEDTITALIDAATAEGNGDDWDFHQLWTNLKTLYPVSVTAEDIIEEAGGKSRLTVEMLKEEILSDARLVYQAREEAIGSESMRELERRVVLSVIGRKWQEHLYEMDYLKEGIGLRAMAQRDPLVEYQREGFAMFQSMMEAIREESVGFLFNLEVEVTPAQDIVVQDAAGGHTEHVDPQVRAAGLEAPEKPAQLQYTAPSEGGGTQTRVETRTGGGRSGNPAKAAAQDAAKRPGKKKKR from the coding sequence GTGGCATCACTTATCGAAAAAATTCTCCGCACGGGTGACAAAAGAACACTCCGGCAGCTGCGGAACTATGCCGACTCCATCAACGCCCTCGAAGACTCATTCAAGACCTTCACCGACGCCGAGCTGCGTGAGGAGACTGACCGTCTCCGCGAACGCCACCAGGACGGTGAAAAACTCGACGACCTGCTTCCGGAGGCCTTTGCCGCGGTGCGGGAAGCGTCCTCCCGCACCCTGGGGATGCGCCACTTCGATGTCCAGCTGATGGGCGGCGCTGCCCTGCACCTGGGCAACATCGCTGAAATGAAGACCGGTGAAGGCAAGACCCTGGTGGCGACCGCTCCCGCCTACCTGAACGCCCTCACCGGCAAGGGCGTGCACGTGGTCACCGTTAACGACTACCTCGCCGAATACCAGTCCGAGCTCATGGGCCGCGTTTACCGTTTCCTCGGGCTCACCAGCGGTGTCATCCTCGCCAACCAGGACCCGGCCGTACGCCGGCAGCAGTACGCCGCAGACATCACCTACGGAACCAATAACGAGTTCGGGTTCGACTACCTGCGCGACAACATGGCCTGGGACCGGAACGAACTGGTCCAGCGCGGCCATAACTTCGCCATCGTTGACGAAGTTGACTCCATCCTTATCGACGAGGCCCGCACGCCGCTGATCATCTCCGGCCCCGCCCAGGGGGATACCAACCGCTGGTACAGCGAATTCGCCAAAGTCGTGCTCCGGCTCCAGCCCGAGAAGGACTACGAAGTCGATGAAAAGAAACGCACCGTGGGCGTCCTGGAGAGCGGCATTGAAAAGGTAGAGGACTACCTCGGCATCACCAACCTCTACGAATCCGCAAACACCCCTCTCATCGGCTTCCTGAACAACGCCATCAAGGCCAAGGAACTGTTCAAGCGGGACAAGGACTACGTCATCCTGGATGGCGAAGTGCTGATTGTCGACGAGCACACCGGCCGCATCCTCGCCGGACGCCGCTACAACGAAGGCATGCACCAGGCGATCGAGGCCAAGGAAGGCGTCGAGATCAAAGCGGAAAATCAGACCCTGGCCACCGTGACGCTGCAGAACTACTTCCGCATGTACGGCAAGCTTTCCGGCATGACGGGTACCGCCGAAACTGAGGCGGCAGAGTTCATGAGCACCTACAAGCTGGGCGTTGTGGCCATCCCCACCAACCGGGACATGCAGCGGATCGACCAGTCTGACCTCGTGTTCAAGAATGAAGTAGTGAAGTTCGACGCCGTCGTTCGCGACATCGCCGAACGGCATGAAAAAGGCCAGCCCGTCCTCGTTGGCACCACCAGCGTGGAGAAGAGCGAGTACCTGTCGAAGCTGCTCGCCAAGGAAGGCGTCCGCCATGAGGTCCTGAACGCCAAGAACCATGCCCGCGAAGCTGCCATCATTGCCCAGGCGGGCCGGAAGGGTGCCGTCACCGTGGCCACCAACATGGCCGGCCGCGGCACTGACATCATGCTGGGCGGCAACGCCGAATTCACTGCCGTCGCGGAGCTCGCCAAACGCGGGCTGGATCCGGAGGAGAATTCCGAAGAGTACGAGGCCGCGTGGCCTGCTGCCCTCGAAGCAGCCAAGCAGTCCGTGAAGGATGAACACGAGGAGGTCCTGGACCTCGGAGGGCTCTACGTCCTGGGCACCGAACGCCACGAGTCGCGCCGCATCGACAACCAGCTCCGCGGCCGCTCCGGCCGCCAGGGCGACCCCGGTGAATCACGGTTCTACCTGTCGCTGACCGATGACCTGATGCGGCTCTTCAACTCCGGAGCCGCAGAACGGCTGATGAACAGTTCCGTCCCGGACGACGTGGCGCTGGAATCGAAGCTCGTTTCGCGGGCCATCGCTTCGGCCCAGGGACAGGTGGAAGGCCGCAACGCCGAGCAGCGCAAGAATGTGCTTAAGTACGATGACGTTCTTAACCGCCAGCGTGAGGCCATCTACAGTGACCGCCGGCGCATCCTTGAAGGCGACGACCTGCACGAGAAGGTGCAGTTCTTCGTGGAGGACACCATCACGGCACTGATCGATGCAGCAACGGCAGAAGGCAACGGCGACGACTGGGACTTCCACCAGCTGTGGACGAACCTCAAGACGCTCTACCCGGTCAGCGTTACTGCTGAAGACATCATCGAAGAGGCCGGCGGCAAGTCCAGGCTCACCGTGGAAATGCTGAAGGAGGAAATCCTCTCCGACGCCCGCCTGGTGTACCAGGCCCGCGAGGAGGCAATAGGTTCCGAAAGCATGCGCGAGCTTGAGCGCCGGGTGGTGCTTTCCGTCATTGGCCGCAAGTGGCAGGAACACCTCTACGAGATGGACTACCTCAAGGAGGGCATCGGCCTGCGGGCCATGGCGCAGCGCGATCCGCTGGTGGAGTACCAGCGCGAAGGTTTCGCCATGTTCCAAAGCATGATGGAAGCCATCCGGGAGGAAAGTGTCGGGTTCCTCTTCAACCTCGAGGTGGAAGTAACACCTGCCCAGGACATCGTTGTGCAGGACGCTGCCGGCGGGCACACGGAACACGTGGACCCACAGGTTCGCGCCGCCGGCCTGGAAGCTCCCGAGAAGCCTGCGCAGCTGCAGTACACCGCTCCCAGCGAGGGCGGCGGAACCCAGACCCGGGTGGAAACCCGGACCGGGGGAGGACGCTCCGGAAACCCGGCCAAGGCTGCAGCCCAGGATGCCGCCAAACGGCCCGGGAAGAAGAAAAAGCGATAG